Proteins from one Mesotoga infera genomic window:
- a CDS encoding S-layer homology domain-containing protein: protein MKKLSILALLVVTFATLALGVEYSDLSENHWAYDSVIKTTAGGLFIGFPDGTFRGNENVTRYQLAMTLARFMDYSDAGDAKLQEVVFALTKKVAGLSLEISDNKKNLVDFMAELRALEATVASLKDSGIVGNFVTSKTFDDTIAYLYREIDRLSGEAASANEGVAGLKADLEALLGVRDDIAGLDAKLKAVGSYASEIEALKNRATDLEVTVKLLGQALANQKMEENEQKGEIADLDSRIGVVENVANSLTSDLFALRKAMVTKDDLAALESRLGDAIKSATPDLEPFVTGEELNDKLSLMYTKILRIQDTLAKMPEVKYYDTEIGNIEAAIADIVNDVDESFAVVFDQVDANIARLDKHEKLVSEIELELGTKASSADLDTLKGKVTDLEVTSKMLSNAIIAANKRISNLDYVTPDQLTAKLNFLYKKLGLTEEAFEKEIDLLYGELDHVQMEVSANREMLEVAFDQIDANIARLDKYGKEIASLSKRTGDLEILASTLEDQVDSLTSITNTMAKQMYKLDKTKADKADLAAAEKRISSLEANDTVIEEKLLALEATQKQNITNTNAAIILSFVALAFGAVGLILK from the coding sequence ATGAAGAAGCTTTCTATACTGGCTCTACTCGTTGTTACTTTCGCAACCCTCGCTCTGGGTGTCGAGTACAGCGATTTGTCAGAGAATCACTGGGCCTACGACAGTGTAATAAAGACGACAGCCGGTGGATTGTTCATTGGTTTCCCCGATGGCACTTTCAGAGGTAATGAAAATGTAACACGTTACCAACTGGCTATGACCCTTGCCAGGTTTATGGATTATTCAGATGCCGGGGATGCCAAACTCCAGGAAGTCGTCTTTGCCCTCACAAAGAAAGTTGCAGGACTTTCTCTGGAGATCTCTGACAACAAGAAAAACCTAGTTGATTTCATGGCGGAACTGAGGGCTCTTGAAGCTACTGTCGCTTCTCTAAAGGATAGCGGTATCGTTGGCAATTTCGTCACTTCCAAGACTTTCGACGATACCATCGCGTATCTCTACAGAGAGATCGACAGGCTTTCCGGCGAAGCTGCAAGCGCCAACGAGGGAGTAGCAGGTCTCAAGGCAGATCTGGAGGCTCTTCTGGGAGTCAGGGACGATATTGCCGGTCTCGATGCAAAATTGAAAGCGGTCGGCAGTTACGCCTCGGAAATCGAAGCTCTCAAGAACAGGGCCACTGACCTTGAAGTAACAGTGAAACTGCTTGGACAGGCACTTGCAAACCAGAAGATGGAGGAAAACGAGCAGAAGGGTGAGATTGCGGATCTCGATTCCAGAATCGGCGTAGTCGAAAATGTTGCGAACTCGCTGACTTCTGATCTCTTCGCTTTGAGGAAAGCTATGGTTACGAAAGACGATCTGGCCGCTCTTGAGAGCAGGTTGGGCGATGCTATCAAATCGGCTACACCCGATCTAGAACCTTTCGTGACCGGTGAAGAATTGAACGATAAGCTTTCACTCATGTACACGAAAATCCTCAGGATTCAGGACACCCTTGCAAAAATGCCCGAAGTGAAGTACTACGACACCGAAATCGGAAATATCGAGGCGGCGATAGCCGACATAGTCAACGATGTCGATGAAAGCTTTGCCGTTGTGTTTGATCAGGTCGATGCCAACATCGCCAGACTCGACAAGCACGAAAAGCTCGTATCTGAAATAGAGCTTGAACTCGGCACGAAAGCTTCCTCCGCCGATCTCGATACGCTCAAGGGAAAAGTGACGGACCTGGAAGTAACTTCGAAGATGTTGAGTAACGCGATAATCGCTGCCAACAAGAGGATTTCCAACCTCGATTATGTAACACCCGATCAACTCACTGCCAAGCTCAATTTCCTCTACAAGAAGCTTGGGTTGACCGAAGAAGCTTTTGAGAAAGAGATTGACCTTCTCTACGGAGAACTGGACCATGTTCAGATGGAAGTATCCGCAAACAGAGAGATGCTTGAAGTCGCCTTCGATCAGATCGATGCGAACATAGCCAGGCTTGACAAGTACGGCAAGGAAATCGCCTCTTTGAGCAAGAGAACGGGTGACTTAGAGATTCTCGCCTCCACCCTCGAGGACCAGGTCGACAGTCTGACGAGCATCACGAACACGATGGCAAAGCAGATGTACAAGCTCGACAAGACCAAAGCCGACAAGGCAGACCTCGCGGCCGCCGAGAAGAGAATTTCTAGTCTCGAAGCCAACGACACCGTCATCGAAGAAAAACTTCTGGCTCTCGAAGCTACCCAGAAACAGAACATCACCAATACAAATGCAGCGATAATACTTTCTTTTGTAGCTCTTGCATTTGGCGCGGTAGGGTTAATCCTGAAATGA
- the tyrS gene encoding tyrosine--tRNA ligase encodes MQTPENQFKELTKNHVSLISEKELLEKLSKNRPLRVKLGVDPSRPDLHLGHAVVLRKLRQFQRFGHHVVLIIGDFTARIGDPSGRSKTRPMISKDESKINAISYSQQAFKILDKDLTEIRFNSEWLDALNFEDVIRLSAKYTVARMLERHDFSKRYSDNEPIAIAEFLYPLAQAYDSVFVKADIEIGGDDQFFNLVVGRKIQEEYGLEPQAVLTMPLIEGTDGNLKMSKSYDNYIAFEDTPRDMFGKLMSIPDTLIMKYMRLLTDKSDEELRDVEECLRSRTVNPRDIKMELARDITAQFYDEETSRIALEEFIKIFRHKEVPEEMPEIRLDTDSISIVDLLVNHANISSRSEARRLLEQGGIKLNEKVIEDVYAILDPLDGDVLRIGKKRFYRLVKC; translated from the coding sequence TTGCAGACTCCTGAAAATCAGTTCAAGGAACTTACAAAAAACCATGTTTCTCTGATTTCGGAGAAAGAACTGCTGGAGAAACTCTCCAAAAATCGACCTCTAAGGGTGAAGCTGGGTGTGGATCCGTCGAGGCCGGATTTGCATCTGGGTCATGCCGTGGTGCTCAGAAAATTACGGCAATTCCAGAGGTTCGGTCATCACGTCGTCCTGATAATAGGGGATTTCACCGCAAGGATCGGTGACCCCTCTGGTCGATCGAAGACCCGTCCGATGATTTCGAAGGATGAATCGAAGATCAACGCCATATCATACAGCCAGCAGGCCTTCAAAATTCTCGATAAAGATTTGACGGAGATACGTTTCAATTCCGAGTGGCTGGACGCTCTCAATTTCGAAGACGTCATAAGATTGTCGGCGAAGTACACAGTGGCAAGAATGCTCGAACGACACGATTTTTCGAAGAGATACTCAGATAATGAACCGATAGCCATTGCCGAGTTCCTTTATCCTCTCGCCCAGGCTTACGACTCAGTCTTTGTGAAGGCCGACATCGAAATAGGTGGAGACGATCAGTTTTTCAATCTAGTCGTTGGCAGAAAGATCCAGGAGGAGTACGGACTGGAACCGCAGGCGGTACTTACGATGCCCCTCATAGAAGGCACCGATGGAAACCTGAAGATGTCCAAAAGTTACGATAACTACATAGCCTTCGAAGATACTCCCAGGGACATGTTCGGGAAGCTGATGTCCATACCGGATACTCTGATCATGAAGTACATGAGGCTTCTCACAGACAAAAGTGATGAGGAGCTCAGGGATGTCGAAGAGTGTCTGAGGTCTAGAACTGTCAATCCCAGAGACATTAAAATGGAACTGGCTAGGGACATAACGGCCCAGTTTTATGACGAGGAAACCTCTAGAATTGCTCTCGAGGAATTTATAAAGATCTTCCGCCACAAAGAGGTGCCGGAAGAAATGCCGGAAATAAGACTCGATACCGACAGTATCTCGATCGTCGATCTTCTGGTAAATCATGCTAATATTTCTTCGAGAAGCGAAGCAAGAAGGCTACTGGAACAGGGTGGTATAAAGCTGAACGAAAAAGTTATCGAAGACGTTTACGCTATTCTGGACCCTTTGGACGGAGATGTTTTGAGAATAGGAAAAAAGCGTTTCTATCGCCTTGTTAAGTGCTGA
- the secG gene encoding preprotein translocase subunit SecG, whose amino-acid sequence MVVLAYVLISLHVAISVALGVAVMMQMSKSAELGGAFGGGASHTMFGRKKGLDTMGKITLALAVGFMVNSVLIAFVVSRAFSG is encoded by the coding sequence ATGGTGGTTCTTGCTTATGTTTTGATATCTCTGCACGTAGCCATAAGTGTAGCGCTTGGCGTTGCAGTTATGATGCAGATGTCGAAGTCCGCCGAACTCGGTGGAGCCTTTGGTGGTGGTGCTTCCCACACGATGTTTGGAAGAAAGAAAGGTCTCGACACGATGGGTAAGATTACCCTTGCACTTGCGGTCGGCTTCATGGTTAACAGTGTACTGATCGCTTTTGTTGTGTCCAGAGCCTTTTCCGGTTAA
- a CDS encoding tetratricopeptide repeat protein, giving the protein MLKGKTMIVYLPLKPEMAKLNNLPVKLPILAEDLPLAIDRDKIDLEVILRGLKAQYLNEPDDYYGSYLQFYCYEAFKKALGDNELERALGFLEDAAKISRDYRYHFYLGLYYKQTGNYQLCEIELKRSVEMNPDFYVGLYEIGRLLQSNGDYEEAANYFLQSIEKSGGNFSLPFLGIVDVFISSGEYGQAMEIMNRIPRSFPLYPEILLRKGVSLNELQRFGEAEKVFDECIAIENRWQCFYNRSFSRSRQGKLWDSLEDLRRAYKISGEIDVLYEEAIAEKNLGLLDEALEHCEEYYFHTGDDKALFLLVKILDMLGRYEEALKYLEKGDYSELKNTILFHRDLEKGKAISGLVFDNPISQAAYLSTLASISKGTISREAGGLVKRGRLDIEALINHLLKFDISGMRQRVTSFQRGTIPKSARIVSLKEVGIYVSVLKTLLDFPSPSDLLSYSMAFLISGLGTTTAAFRILLHILRWRRSGMAFNLEFFLDEYLEEIRDLDFQLGLRIARLLEEGPIDIDTIGESGIEDLEGFVLSLLSALEKGTIDQLDTNDENLKEYLKLLI; this is encoded by the coding sequence ATGTTGAAAGGAAAAACCATGATAGTTTATCTTCCGTTGAAGCCAGAGATGGCAAAGCTTAACAATCTTCCAGTCAAGCTTCCTATACTGGCCGAAGACCTGCCTCTGGCGATCGACAGGGACAAGATCGATCTCGAAGTCATTCTGCGAGGTCTGAAAGCCCAGTACCTCAATGAACCGGACGACTATTACGGCTCGTATCTACAGTTCTATTGCTATGAAGCCTTCAAGAAAGCTCTGGGCGATAATGAACTGGAGAGAGCGCTAGGTTTTCTAGAAGACGCGGCGAAGATCTCCAGAGATTACAGATACCACTTTTATCTGGGCCTTTACTACAAACAGACAGGAAACTACCAGCTTTGTGAAATAGAGCTTAAAAGGTCGGTGGAGATGAATCCCGATTTCTACGTCGGTCTTTACGAGATAGGAAGGTTGCTCCAGTCGAATGGCGATTACGAAGAAGCGGCCAATTATTTTCTGCAATCGATAGAAAAATCCGGAGGCAATTTCTCTCTCCCGTTTTTGGGAATCGTGGATGTTTTTATCTCTTCTGGAGAGTACGGCCAGGCCATGGAAATAATGAACCGTATTCCACGTTCTTTTCCACTGTATCCAGAGATTCTTCTTAGAAAGGGAGTGTCTCTCAACGAACTCCAAAGATTCGGAGAGGCCGAAAAAGTTTTCGACGAATGCATTGCCATAGAGAATCGCTGGCAATGCTTCTACAATAGATCCTTCTCGAGATCACGGCAGGGAAAACTGTGGGACAGTCTAGAAGATTTACGAAGGGCTTATAAAATCTCCGGGGAGATCGACGTTCTGTATGAAGAAGCGATAGCCGAAAAAAATCTGGGTTTGCTCGACGAGGCGCTGGAACATTGCGAGGAGTACTACTTCCATACTGGCGATGATAAGGCCCTCTTTTTGCTCGTGAAAATTTTAGATATGCTGGGCAGGTATGAAGAGGCTCTGAAATATCTGGAGAAGGGAGATTACTCTGAACTGAAAAACACTATTCTTTTTCACAGAGACCTTGAAAAAGGAAAGGCCATCTCCGGACTTGTGTTCGACAATCCAATCTCGCAAGCCGCCTACCTTTCTACTCTGGCAAGCATCAGCAAAGGTACGATCTCTAGAGAAGCGGGTGGTTTAGTTAAACGTGGAAGACTGGACATAGAAGCGCTGATAAATCATCTGTTGAAGTTCGATATCTCCGGAATGCGGCAGAGAGTTACTTCTTTTCAGAGGGGAACAATTCCAAAATCTGCAAGGATTGTATCGCTAAAAGAGGTAGGCATTTATGTTTCAGTCCTTAAAACCCTTCTTGATTTTCCCTCCCCGAGCGATCTGCTCTCATATTCGATGGCTTTCCTGATCTCTGGACTTGGTACTACGACGGCTGCTTTCAGAATATTGCTACATATTTTAAGATGGAGACGGTCGGGAATGGCTTTCAATCTCGAATTCTTCCTGGACGAGTATCTCGAAGAGATACGTGATTTAGACTTCCAGTTGGGATTGCGTATTGCGAGACTCCTGGAAGAGGGCCCCATAGATATCGATACGATAGGCGAATCGGGTATCGAAGATCTCGAAGGATTCGTTCTATCACTGCTTTCAGCGCTTGAAAAGGGTACAATAGATCAACTTGATACGAATGACGAAAACCTGAAAGAATACTTGAAGTTGCTAATTTAG
- a CDS encoding chromosome segregation protein SMC, with protein MDRIEELLERFMETIQSRNIDQIDEATLNTILHEEFDASERSELEEVLGSLLGEVSKMADDPKEYFFRNDEERLMEYLKEKEKKD; from the coding sequence ATGGACAGGATAGAGGAATTGCTTGAAAGATTCATGGAAACTATACAGAGCAGAAACATCGATCAGATCGATGAGGCGACTCTCAATACTATACTTCACGAAGAATTCGACGCATCGGAGAGATCGGAGCTTGAAGAAGTTCTTGGATCGCTTCTTGGAGAAGTTTCGAAGATGGCTGACGATCCTAAAGAGTACTTCTTCAGAAACGATGAAGAAAGACTGATGGAGTATCTCAAAGAAAAAGAAAAAAAAGATTGA
- the sufU gene encoding Fe-S cluster assembly sulfur transfer protein SufU, with protein sequence MSFDDIYSDFIMHHYRNSVHRGIDKESNLVEKGSNLSCGDEITLFIRMKDEKITSLSYDGHGCAISQASASVMADLLEGKTLKEAGKTLANFSKMLRGETFDENLLGDAALFERLREYPMRVKCVSLAWKTAERALKK encoded by the coding sequence ATGAGTTTCGATGATATCTATTCCGATTTCATAATGCACCATTACAGAAACTCCGTTCATAGGGGCATAGATAAAGAGAGCAACCTCGTGGAAAAGGGGTCGAATCTCTCGTGCGGAGACGAGATAACTCTCTTCATACGAATGAAAGATGAGAAGATAACTTCTCTGTCCTATGACGGTCATGGCTGTGCTATAAGTCAAGCATCGGCTTCGGTGATGGCCGATCTTCTCGAAGGAAAGACCCTGAAAGAAGCCGGGAAGACACTGGCTAATTTCAGCAAAATGCTGCGAGGTGAAACCTTCGACGAAAATCTTCTTGGAGATGCCGCCCTTTTCGAAAGACTCAGAGAGTATCCGATGAGAGTAAAATGCGTTTCTCTGGCCTGGAAAACGGCAGAAAGAGCGTTAAAGAAATAA
- a CDS encoding aminotransferase class V-fold PLP-dependent enzyme has protein sequence MFSPEELNGYFEGLKRDFPIFSHDPSLVYLDSAATTQKPSSVLAAIRDFYERNNSNVHRGVYPLAEAATELYESSRRRLSGFVGCRPCELVFTKGSTEGLNVLASSLSICGDYDTFIVPVFEHHSNFVPWQYHARKNGLRFIPLPISQNSLDMSLVKETLQRMNGRFVFSLAGLVNSTGYRPPFEEIGSLVHLAGGIMVLDGAQLIPHEKFSFSESNVDFLVFSGHKMLSETGIGCLVGREKLLGELNPFVFGGQMIDLVGKEETIFSEGVAKLEGGTQNISGAVSMLAAVEYLENAGMERISTHVSNLTSRAREKIRAIGGYIIHSPESSRAVITFTHSRVHSHDIAEFLGRKMNIALRSGHHCSQLQMKELGIISACRASFYLYNTFEDVDRLANSLEEAGRWFDEFR, from the coding sequence ATGTTTTCGCCTGAAGAATTGAACGGTTATTTCGAGGGTCTGAAGAGAGACTTTCCCATATTTTCTCACGATCCTTCGCTCGTTTATCTTGACAGCGCCGCCACGACCCAGAAACCCTCGTCCGTTCTCGCAGCGATCAGAGATTTCTACGAAAGGAACAACTCGAACGTTCACAGGGGTGTCTATCCACTGGCCGAAGCGGCTACCGAACTTTACGAATCCTCCAGAAGAAGGTTGAGCGGCTTCGTGGGCTGCAGACCTTGCGAGTTGGTTTTCACCAAAGGTTCGACCGAAGGCCTAAACGTTCTCGCCTCTTCCCTCTCCATCTGTGGAGACTACGACACCTTCATCGTACCGGTCTTCGAACACCACAGTAATTTCGTCCCTTGGCAGTATCACGCCAGGAAAAATGGATTGCGATTTATTCCGCTTCCGATAAGCCAAAACTCTCTCGATATGTCACTGGTGAAAGAGACTCTCCAGCGGATGAATGGCAGATTCGTTTTCTCTCTGGCAGGTCTGGTGAATTCAACAGGTTACAGACCTCCTTTCGAAGAGATAGGATCGCTCGTTCATTTGGCCGGCGGTATCATGGTGCTCGACGGTGCCCAGCTGATTCCGCACGAGAAGTTTTCTTTCAGCGAAAGCAACGTCGATTTTCTCGTCTTCTCCGGTCACAAGATGCTCTCAGAAACAGGGATAGGCTGTCTCGTCGGAAGAGAGAAACTTCTGGGAGAGCTGAATCCCTTCGTTTTCGGCGGTCAGATGATAGACTTGGTTGGAAAGGAGGAAACGATTTTCTCCGAAGGTGTCGCAAAATTAGAAGGCGGTACCCAGAATATCTCCGGCGCCGTCTCGATGCTGGCCGCTGTCGAGTATCTGGAAAACGCCGGAATGGAAAGAATCAGTACCCATGTTTCCAATTTGACTTCCAGGGCCAGAGAGAAAATCCGGGCCATCGGCGGGTACATAATCCACAGCCCCGAATCCAGCAGGGCGGTTATCACTTTTACTCACAGCAGGGTACATTCTCACGATATCGCCGAGTTTCTAGGAAGAAAGATGAACATCGCTCTGAGGAGCGGTCATCACTGTTCCCAGTTACAGATGAAAGAGCTTGGAATCATATCGGCTTGCAGGGCTTCCTTTTACCTTTACAATACATTCGAAGACGTAGATAGACTCGCAAATTCCCTTGAAGAGGCCGGGAGGTGGTTCGATGAGTTTCGATGA
- a CDS encoding SufD family Fe-S cluster assembly protein: MEKTLNLEHNNYKMVSPLRRELEIPDYGDRDFLISSEPLGNAMSVFVSNRYSEYRKLAFPLWKRVDISKMVLPPVSGKNGKHYPDPYVKPIKWLTSEEVELLDNLDFEGSDRKLLLLGDIFFDTGYFFSIPYGIHLKKPYIFNREEMNSSISSNLFVAGKGSYMKIVLNSTGRGNWSLQNNRFLLKRESSIDLLIVNGLSKNDFSFLNNFYLLEAGARLNVYEVSYGGGVLASYHMGVAVGEESRMVFEPVFMAHGDSKIDLQYIARVKSARSQAIIDGTGVVMDRGHSVFRGTVDLRKGSKGATGKEHSNVMVLSSEARTDAIPSLLVDENEVNASHAATVGSLDEERVFYLMSRGLTREEALKLIIKGTFDPVLEKIAKLFPDHSRGLNHVFA, translated from the coding sequence ATGGAGAAGACTTTGAACCTTGAACACAACAACTACAAAATGGTCTCGCCACTCAGGCGGGAACTAGAAATTCCGGATTACGGTGACCGCGATTTCCTCATCTCATCCGAACCTCTTGGAAATGCCATGTCGGTTTTCGTGAGCAACCGGTATTCCGAATACAGAAAACTCGCTTTTCCTCTCTGGAAGAGGGTCGATATAAGCAAGATGGTACTTCCGCCTGTCTCTGGGAAAAACGGAAAACACTATCCGGATCCATACGTGAAACCGATTAAGTGGCTTACCAGCGAAGAAGTTGAACTACTGGATAATCTGGATTTCGAGGGATCTGACAGGAAGCTGTTGCTCCTGGGAGATATCTTCTTCGATACCGGTTACTTCTTTTCAATCCCTTACGGAATCCATCTTAAAAAACCTTACATATTCAACAGAGAGGAGATGAATTCAAGCATTTCAAGTAATCTCTTCGTAGCAGGAAAAGGTTCATATATGAAGATAGTTCTGAACTCGACCGGACGGGGAAATTGGTCTCTTCAGAACAACCGGTTTCTCCTGAAGAGAGAGTCTTCCATCGACCTGTTGATCGTCAACGGTCTCTCTAAAAACGATTTTAGTTTTTTGAACAATTTTTACCTGCTCGAGGCCGGTGCTCGCTTGAACGTGTATGAAGTTTCTTACGGCGGTGGAGTTCTTGCCAGTTACCACATGGGAGTCGCCGTCGGCGAAGAATCACGGATGGTTTTCGAACCGGTCTTCATGGCCCACGGAGATTCGAAGATCGATTTGCAGTACATCGCGCGGGTAAAATCTGCCCGATCTCAGGCGATTATAGACGGCACCGGTGTGGTGATGGACAGGGGCCACTCCGTTTTCAGAGGAACAGTAGATCTCAGAAAAGGTTCAAAGGGAGCCACGGGTAAGGAACACAGCAATGTGATGGTACTATCCAGCGAGGCAAGGACGGACGCCATACCCTCTCTTCTGGTCGATGAAAACGAAGTGAACGCATCTCATGCAGCAACGGTAGGGTCACTGGACGAGGAAAGAGTCTTTTATCTCATGTCGCGAGGATTGACAAGGGAAGAAGCCCTGAAGCTCATAATCAAAGGGACTTTCGATCCCGTTCTTGAAAAGATTGCAAAACTCTTTCCCGACCATTCAAGAGGTTTGAACCATGTTTTCGCCTGA
- the sufB gene encoding Fe-S cluster assembly protein SufB, protein MDKDLFLDSSRFDFISTTDYSYISQKGFDEDLIRQISTNKDEPEWMLRKRLESFEIFGRSREPGFGVGVGDLDLSSIVAYLKPGSGRNRSWEEVPKEIRETFEKLGIPEAERNSLAGVGAQYDSEVVYQNIKKNLEELGIIFLDMETAVKKYPEYVEKYFMKAVTPSDHKYAALHGAVWSGGSFVYVPKNVAVPLPLQAYFRMNMASSGQFEHTLIIADEGSNLQFIEGCSAPRFNELNLHVGMVEIFVLKGAKVRYSTIQNWSKNTYNLNTKRAIVEEDGTMEWISGSLGSMKTMLYPATILKGRRARAEHLGITYAGPGQHMDTGSKVIHLAPETSSMVDVRSISVGGGWAFYRGALKISRQADNAKSLVQCTALMIDNDSKSDTVPIIEVESDSANIGHEAKIGRISEEQVFYMMSRGLSETQARSMIVRGFMEPVSREFPVEYAVELNRLIDLEMESSIG, encoded by the coding sequence ATGGATAAAGATCTCTTTCTGGACAGCTCGAGATTCGATTTCATTTCCACGACCGATTACAGCTACATAAGCCAAAAGGGGTTCGATGAGGATCTTATAAGACAGATATCGACGAATAAAGACGAGCCGGAATGGATGCTTCGGAAAAGACTGGAGTCCTTCGAAATATTCGGCCGCTCGAGAGAGCCCGGCTTCGGGGTGGGAGTGGGGGATCTAGATCTCTCAAGCATAGTCGCCTATCTAAAGCCCGGTTCCGGGCGCAACAGATCCTGGGAGGAAGTGCCGAAGGAGATAAGGGAAACCTTCGAAAAGCTCGGAATACCCGAAGCAGAAAGGAATTCTCTGGCCGGAGTTGGCGCTCAATACGATTCTGAAGTGGTCTATCAGAACATAAAAAAGAATCTCGAGGAGCTCGGGATAATTTTTCTCGATATGGAAACAGCCGTGAAAAAATATCCCGAATACGTGGAGAAATACTTCATGAAAGCTGTAACTCCCTCAGATCACAAATACGCCGCCCTTCATGGCGCCGTCTGGAGCGGAGGCTCCTTTGTGTACGTTCCGAAAAACGTTGCCGTACCTCTGCCTTTGCAGGCATACTTCAGAATGAACATGGCAAGCTCAGGGCAGTTCGAGCACACCCTGATCATCGCCGACGAAGGTTCTAACCTCCAGTTCATAGAAGGCTGTTCTGCTCCCAGATTCAATGAACTGAACCTGCATGTCGGCATGGTGGAAATCTTCGTCTTAAAGGGGGCGAAGGTCAGGTACTCAACCATACAGAACTGGTCGAAGAATACGTACAATCTCAACACAAAGCGCGCGATAGTTGAAGAAGACGGAACTATGGAGTGGATATCCGGTTCGCTCGGAAGTATGAAGACGATGCTCTATCCGGCGACCATTCTCAAAGGAAGGAGAGCCAGAGCTGAACATCTGGGTATAACTTACGCCGGCCCAGGGCAGCACATGGATACCGGTTCAAAAGTGATCCATCTGGCTCCGGAAACCAGTTCAATGGTCGACGTCAGAAGCATAAGCGTCGGCGGTGGATGGGCCTTTTACCGTGGAGCCTTAAAGATTTCTCGCCAGGCCGATAACGCGAAATCCTTGGTTCAATGTACCGCACTCATGATAGACAACGATTCCAAGTCAGACACAGTTCCGATTATAGAAGTTGAAAGCGATTCGGCCAACATCGGCCACGAAGCCAAAATAGGCAGGATAAGCGAGGAACAAGTATTCTACATGATGAGCAGGGGACTTTCCGAAACGCAGGCCAGATCGATGATCGTTAGAGGATTCATGGAACCGGTTTCCAGGGAGTTTCCGGTCGAATACGCGGTGGAGTTGAACCGTTTGATTGACCTGGAAATGGAAAGCAGTATCGGATGA
- the sufC gene encoding Fe-S cluster assembly ATPase SufC, with amino-acid sequence MDLLDIKELRATLREDGKEILKGVNLKVRAGELHAIMGPNGSGKSTLANVVMGNPKYEITSGKIRFKNKTINDLSVDQRARLGIFMSFQYPQEISGIRLRSFLMSASHNLKNDESILKKSRELEKLADEIGIGREFIDRYLNLGFSGGEKKKTEIMQMHFLKPVLAILDEIDSGLDVDAIRSIAASIKSFKSPENGVILITHYERLLEYIEPDYVHIYVDGSIVMTGGPELARDIEERGYERDWKAFREA; translated from the coding sequence TTGGATTTACTCGATATAAAGGAATTGAGAGCCACACTCAGAGAAGATGGAAAGGAGATCTTGAAAGGAGTCAATCTAAAAGTCAGGGCCGGCGAGCTTCACGCAATAATGGGTCCCAATGGGAGTGGGAAGTCCACTCTGGCAAATGTGGTGATGGGAAACCCCAAATACGAAATCACGTCCGGCAAAATTCGCTTTAAGAACAAAACTATCAACGATCTCTCCGTCGATCAAAGGGCCAGGCTGGGTATATTCATGTCCTTTCAGTATCCTCAGGAGATAAGCGGGATTCGACTTCGCAGTTTCTTGATGTCGGCCTCACACAACCTGAAAAATGACGAGTCGATCTTAAAGAAGAGCAGAGAACTCGAAAAGCTGGCCGACGAGATAGGCATAGGCAGAGAGTTCATAGACAGGTATCTCAACCTCGGCTTCTCCGGCGGAGAGAAGAAGAAGACAGAGATCATGCAGATGCATTTTTTAAAACCCGTTCTGGCAATCCTCGACGAGATCGACTCAGGTCTCGATGTAGATGCCATTAGGTCCATAGCCGCTTCTATAAAAAGTTTCAAGTCCCCGGAAAACGGCGTGATCCTTATAACCCATTACGAGAGACTCCTAGAGTATATCGAGCCCGATTACGTTCACATATACGTGGACGGTTCAATAGTCATGACAGGCGGTCCCGAACTGGCAAGAGATATTGAAGAGAGGGGCTATGAAAGGGACTGGAAAGCTTTCAGGGAGGCGTAA